The Couchioplanes caeruleus nucleotide sequence CGCTCGGCGTACTCGCTCTCGTCGGGATAGCCGACCGCCACGAGCGTCAGCCCGTGCGCGGGCGCCACGGTCACCTCGCTGGACCGTTCCCGCAGCGTCAGCAGCTTCGCCGGCCAGCCCGGGTCGCGCCGCCCGTCGCCCACGGTCAGCATCGCGCCGACCAGGCTGCGGACCATCGCCTGGCAGAACGCGTCCGCCTGCACGGTCGCCACGGCGACCCCGTCCGGGTCGCGGCGCCACTTGAGCCGGGTGATGGCCCGCACGGTGGTCGCGTGCTCCTTGCGTTTGCAGTACGCGGCGAAGTCGTGCAGCCCCACGAGCCCCGCCGCGGCCTCGTTGAGCCGTCCCAGGTCGAGCGGCCGCACCCAGCCGATGGTGTCGTGGCGGCGCAGCGGCTCGGGCCCGAAGACGGTGTCGGC carries:
- the truA gene encoding tRNA pseudouridine(38-40) synthase TruA; translation: MTDTTRLRLDVSYDGGDFSGWAAQPARRTVAGVLTEALARLVGADVPLGLTVAGRTDAGVHATGQVCHIELPTPVWDTLSESLLRRLAALMPPDARVRAVTPVPSTFDARFSATFRRYEYRVADTVFGPEPLRRHDTIGWVRPLDLGRLNEAAAGLVGLHDFAAYCKRKEHATTVRAITRLKWRRDPDGVAVATVQADAFCQAMVRSLVGAMLTVGDGRRDPGWPAKLLTLRERSSEVTVAPAHGLTLVAVGYPDESEYAERADATRRLRA